Proteins co-encoded in one Arthrobacter sp. ERGS1:01 genomic window:
- the gnd gene encoding phosphogluconate dehydrogenase (NAD(+)-dependent, decarboxylating): MHIGLVGLGKMGFNMRARLRAAQIDVTGFDSNPDVTDVPSLAGLVAAVPAPRLIWVMVPSGDITDSVITELSNHMEPGDLLIDGGNSRFTEDQKHGAKLAEKGIGFMDVGVSGGVWGLKNGYGLMAGGSVEDVTRAMPVLDALRPEGDRADSFVHVGGVGAGHYAKMVHNGIEYGLMQAYAEGYELLMKKDIIEDLPGTFRAWQKGTVVRSWLLDLMVKALDEDPGLESIDDYVEDSGEGRWTVEEAIANAVPAPAITAALFARFSSREDNSPAMKMVSALRHQFGGHATKPAGS, translated from the coding sequence GTGCACATCGGACTTGTCGGACTTGGAAAAATGGGCTTCAACATGCGGGCACGCCTGCGGGCTGCGCAGATTGACGTCACTGGTTTTGACAGCAACCCCGATGTCACCGATGTGCCTTCCCTCGCCGGGCTCGTAGCGGCAGTTCCGGCACCCCGACTGATCTGGGTCATGGTCCCTTCCGGAGACATCACCGACTCTGTCATCACCGAATTGTCGAACCACATGGAGCCCGGCGACCTACTCATCGACGGCGGCAATTCCCGCTTCACCGAAGACCAGAAGCACGGCGCCAAGCTGGCCGAAAAGGGCATTGGCTTCATGGATGTTGGCGTCTCCGGTGGTGTCTGGGGACTGAAGAACGGGTACGGCCTGATGGCCGGCGGCTCCGTCGAGGATGTCACCCGGGCCATGCCGGTTCTGGATGCACTTCGTCCCGAGGGTGACCGTGCCGACAGCTTTGTCCATGTGGGCGGAGTCGGTGCGGGGCACTACGCAAAAATGGTCCATAACGGCATTGAATACGGCCTCATGCAGGCCTATGCCGAGGGTTATGAGCTGTTGATGAAGAAGGACATCATCGAGGATCTGCCCGGTACTTTCCGGGCGTGGCAAAAGGGCACGGTTGTCCGGTCCTGGCTCTTGGACCTCATGGTCAAGGCCCTGGATGAGGATCCGGGCCTGGAATCCATTGACGACTACGTCGAGGATTCGGGCGAGGGCCGCTGGACCGTGGAAGAGGCCATTGCCAACGCAGTGCCCGCCCCCGCCATCACGGCCGCACTTTTTGCCCGCTTCTCCTCGCGTGAAGACAATTCCCCAGCCATGAAAATGGTGTCGGCGCTGCGCCACCAGTTTGGTGGACATGCCACCAAACCCGCCGGTTCCTAA